GTCCACCTCGGAAAACCTGGTCTTTGGAGCTTGCCGCCAGGATAGCGACTGTGGCCGGCGCGGTCATCGACCCGGCCGCGGATGGCCGCGGGCCACGCGCTGCCGGTCGGCTTGTTCCGGTCGTAACGGACGCCCCCCGAGCGTCGCCGAGTGACCTAGGCTTGTACATACCGCGCCCGCGGTTGCCTGGGTCGTTCCTTGGATTGCCGTCGATGACTGCCGCCGATTCGCCGTTGGCCCCGTTGGTCGCCGAGTTTGCGCAGGCCCTGCGCTTGTGCGCCGAGTTGTTCGACCAGGCTGCCGCCACGACCCTGCGCGAGCTGCCCGAGCGTCTGCCGTGCCCGGCGCGCGAGTTTCCGGGCCTGATGCGCGATCTGCACCGCGGTCTGTTGTTGAAGGTGTTTGTCGACGTGGTGCATGCCGATCGTCATTTGGGCCCCGGCGAAGAGCTGCTCGCCGCCGAACTGGCCGCGCATCTGACCGGCAAACCGCAGTCGCCCGCGCAGGTCAAGAAGCTCCTGGCCCGCGCCGAGGCCGACGTTCGCGGTCTCGATTGGACGACGCTGGTCGGGCCGTTTGCCCAGTTTCCTCCGCTGCGCGGACGGGTCGCGGAGTTGCAGACGCTTGTCATGCGCCTGGCCAACCTGGTCGGCAAGATCGAGGGCCGCGCCGCGCCGGAGACCGTGGCCCAGATTTCGATGATTCAATATGCCCTGTGGCAGCAACTCGGCCGCCCCGACGCGCCGCCCGTCGCCGCGCCGGTCGCCGAGACGAGCCGCTGCACCAGCGCCGCGCACGAACTTGCCGAGCTGATCGAACCGGTGCCCGCGCCGGAGAAAGCGGTCGAGATCCCGCCTGCGCCGCCGGAGCGGCTTGACGATGTGCTGGCCGAACTCGACGCTTTGGTTGGCATCGCCGAGATCAAGCGTGAGGTCCGCTGCCTGGCCAATTTCCTGCGCATGCAGGGCGAGCGCCGCCGGCTGGGTCTGCCCGCCGATCCGGTGACCCTGCACATGATCTTCAGCGGCAACCCTGGCACGGGCAAGACGACCGTCGCGCGGCTCGTGGGGCGCATCTTCCGCGCGATGGGGATCTTGGCCAAGGGGCACCTGGTCGAGACCGATCGGTCGGGCCTGGTGGCCGAGTACGCCGGTCAGACGGGCCCCAAGACCCATCGCAAGATCGACGAAGCGCTCGACGGCGTGTTGTTTGTCGACGAGGCGTACAGCCTGGTGAGCGCCTCGGGCGACGATCCGTATGGCGACGAGGCGATTCAGGCCCTGCTCAAACGCGTCGAAGACGATCGGGCCCGGCTGGTGGTGATTCTGGCGGGCTATCCGGGGCCGCTCGACGAGCTGCTCGCCAGCAATCCCGGGTTGACGTCGCGGTTTCCGCGCCGGCTGGAGTTCCCCGACTATTCGGCCGACGAATTGTGCGCGATCTTCCGCGGCCTGTGTGCGCGGAACCACTATGTGCTCGGTCCCGGGGCGGCAGAACGGCTGGCCGAATGTTTTGCCGCCGCGCTGGCCGCCGGCGACGAGCATTTCGGCAACGGCCGCAGTGCTCGCAATCTGTTCGAGGACGCCATCCGGCGGATGGCCGACCGGATCGCGGCACAAGTCCCCCTGACGCGCGAGCTGCTCACCACGCTCGAGGCCGGCGACCTGCACGCCGACGTCCTCGTCGAGGCCCGCGCGGTTTCCTGCGCGGCGCAGTAGCCCCCTGCGGGCCGTCTGGCCGGGGCCTGCCACGCGGTCGATCAGCGCGTACAATCGACGCTCCGCTGGTCTGGAATGCTCATTCCCCACGCTTCGCGGAGGCGCCGTGCATGCAATCCAAAGCCGCGACGGTCGACGAATACCTGGCCGCCTTGCCTGCCGATCGGCGCGCAGCGCTCGCGGCGATCCGCCGGGCGATTCTGCCGCAGCTCGATGCCGGGTTCGAAGAGGGGATGCAGTACGGCATGATCGGCTACTACGTGCCGCATCACGTCTACCCGGCCGGATACCACTGCGACCCGCGGCAGCCGGTGCCCTTTGCGGCGCTGGCCTCGCAGAAGAACCACCTGGCGCTCTATTTGATGTCGATCTACGCCGATAGCGCCGAGGAGCGTTGGTTGCTCGACGCCTGGGCCAAGACCGGCAAGAAGCTCGACCGCGGCAAGAGTTGCATCCGTTTTAAGCGGCTCGAAGATCTGCCGCTGGACGTGGTCGCCCGGTTCTTTCGCCGCTCGACCGCCAAGAAGTTCCTGGCCACATACGAACGAGCCCTCGCGGGAACGCGCGGCGGCAGTGCTGCGTCGAAACCGTCGGCCGCGCGCAAGACGGCCAAGGCCGCCCGGCGCGCTGCGGCGCAGGGTCCTGCGAAAAAAGCCCCCCAGCGTCCGTCCAAGAAACAAGCCCCTGCGTCCCGGCCTGCGCGCAAGAAAAAGAAGTAGCGCGTTGCCGCACAGCGTCCGTGCGGATCACTTTCCCCGTCGAGGAGACCACGATGTCGACCGAAGCGCACGCCCCGTCGGGCACGGTGTTGCTGCCGTGCCCGACCTGCAAGCTGCCGTCGGACAGCCTCAAGCAAGTCAGCTATGGCACGTTGATGTTTATCGTGCTGGGCTGGGGCCTGCAGCGCCGCCGCGAAGTGGCCTGTCCGCGTTGCGCTCAACGACTGCTGCTCTGGAACGCGGGCTTCAACGTGATCACGGCCAACGTGCTCTGGCCGATCATCATCCTGCCCTGGACGATGCGCGAGCTGTGGAAGACGACCTACCTGGGGCACGATGCCGAGGTCTTGTCGCTGGTCGACTTGCCGCCGGCCACGCGACCCAAAGCCCGCGATCCGCGTCCCTGGCACGAG
This Pirellulales bacterium DNA region includes the following protein-coding sequences:
- a CDS encoding AAA family ATPase, with amino-acid sequence MTAADSPLAPLVAEFAQALRLCAELFDQAAATTLRELPERLPCPAREFPGLMRDLHRGLLLKVFVDVVHADRHLGPGEELLAAELAAHLTGKPQSPAQVKKLLARAEADVRGLDWTTLVGPFAQFPPLRGRVAELQTLVMRLANLVGKIEGRAAPETVAQISMIQYALWQQLGRPDAPPVAAPVAETSRCTSAAHELAELIEPVPAPEKAVEIPPAPPERLDDVLAELDALVGIAEIKREVRCLANFLRMQGERRRLGLPADPVTLHMIFSGNPGTGKTTVARLVGRIFRAMGILAKGHLVETDRSGLVAEYAGQTGPKTHRKIDEALDGVLFVDEAYSLVSASGDDPYGDEAIQALLKRVEDDRARLVVILAGYPGPLDELLASNPGLTSRFPRRLEFPDYSADELCAIFRGLCARNHYVLGPGAAERLAECFAAALAAGDEHFGNGRSARNLFEDAIRRMADRIAAQVPLTRELLTTLEAGDLHADVLVEARAVSCAAQ
- a CDS encoding DUF1801 domain-containing protein, translating into MQSKAATVDEYLAALPADRRAALAAIRRAILPQLDAGFEEGMQYGMIGYYVPHHVYPAGYHCDPRQPVPFAALASQKNHLALYLMSIYADSAEERWLLDAWAKTGKKLDRGKSCIRFKRLEDLPLDVVARFFRRSTAKKFLATYERALAGTRGGSAASKPSAARKTAKAARRAAAQGPAKKAPQRPSKKQAPASRPARKKKK